The DNA sequence ATGAACTCCAATTTCATATTGTGatatatggttgaaaagctcttgatgtctactttccaatgccactgatttcacctcaattggagttttctagctcaagatatacGTTCTTGAAGAGAGCATCCTCAAGCTacctgggcgttgttgcccaagttgttggcaaacacgccagcaacaacgccaggctcttcttcaacttggcttgggcgttgccaacttggtgttggcgttggcaacgtgctactcTTCCCCTGGTTGCTTCCCCTGATGGctcctggcgttgccaacttgctgctcaagttggcaacttgcaaTGCTTCATTTCCTTGCTCTTGGGGCTTGAGTTTCcctctgatttgagcttccattcctcgccacattatggactattatatatcgttggaaagctcttgatgtcagcttctcaacgcaattggaatcatgccAATTGGATCCTTGTGGTTCAAGATATTCATCCTTGAAGAGGGGGAGGTCAAGCTGCCAACTCTGCTGGACACACACTAGCAAGTTGCCAACTtgatttccaagttgccaacttgcTTGTTCTTCCTTTCTCCAATATTTTCTTGCTccattgtcttcttgcttcatcacctaacataaaccaaagaactttcctcaaagttttgccatcttatgcaataattttcaagggaatcattcacatcaacttgTATATAAACTCCTTGATTTATTTGCATGAATTATGCCAAATTTCACTTAATTCTTGGTTCATGGATGCATGGagaaaaactcacaaaattgctcatttatttcaaagaaagtgaatgaacctaagctaaaactaactaaactaactagttaaaatggcaaatatgcgaatgcatcattgaggccttgagagtttgtggataagtgatttggaagtgctctggttgagcttgggaaaatcggctaaggtatggtttcggtttcccgtatctaatatgtaacgtggtaggaaatacttaggctagaggccctaagataggcattgaatggttgatgttgttgaatgattgagatatatgatgtggtcatatatgtgatgatgattaatgatgccttgatggtatgatgtatgagaaatatgcatgttgtgatatatgcttgatgattggttatggttgaattgtgggttgaaccatgtttatggtgagtatgatgttgattgtgtacaataatgatttattgggattggtgttgttggaattggcatgaggaagagtatatgatatgtcaatatgtttgagtttgagccacttgggtgaagtgggttaaaatgatgagatagtgattttgtaatttgtggtaatgtgtcaatgtgtgagttgaggaggcttgatgttgaaattgatatattttgattgatttcaaagaaaagggatgaaaatggcatgttttgattgattttgaaaagagttggaaatggcttgtttgcaaatggcactttgtggtttttatgaaaaacatggtttttgggcatactttggtgggacataacttggactacggatctctgttttgtgccaaatctatttagaaatgaaattggatccgggatgtccatgccgttcgaagaacgggtgaaaaacgatttaaaatgagaaagttatgtccgttggaagattggggttcaaattggtaaattctgcagcttttaacttagaaaatgtttagcagaatgaccccttgcgcgtgggcgcacttggtgcgtgcgcgccgttcttcccgaaaatgccatccacgcgtgcgcgtgatgtgcgcgggcgcgccgatggtgctgcacccaatgcccagccattttccagagagttatgccagacctgtgctagtgttgtgcctggggcacgagaacacccacgcgtacgcgtggttgacgcgtacgcgtcgattggcaaatttttaatccacgcgttagcgtgcatgacgcttgcgcgtcgatgagtttttgaggccatccacgcgtgcgcgtggagtgcgcgtacgcgtggccctgttttcatcccaaagttgatttttgagttttaaaagccaaatttcatacttctaagcctccgatctcaccacttatatcttaaatcattatgatatgtctagctacgagaagaaaggctagtgaatgtggtaacttgcgagtgaagcaagggaaaaatgaatgatcattgaggatcaagcatgattatgtgagatgcggaggatggtggtggaagtgcttgttatgccatgggccgaaaggctgtatttgttaatgagatggctggttatggatttaaccgtgatgccaatgggctggttatggatttaaccgtgagccggaaggctagattattgccgtgttacggcggagccatgattatggccatatataaatgcatatatgctgttgaatgaattgtgaatgttgcacttccactgttggagatgagagtttccctgggaggaagcagtggctagccaccacgtgctccaggttgagactcgaagctcttttgaccctatgtcataagtgtggccgggcactgtgaaagacccggatgagctcgcccccgtaaatattcaccagtgagggtgatggatatagatcatgattgtgatcaagtttataacgagtataactcgagttggggatgcatgacagagggacagtccaatggttagcgaccaggacttgtcgggttggctctataaccgacaagatgatatcatcagccactagggacaggcattcatcatatgcatactatatgaattgtttgagattgcctatttgactgcatattacttgctaattgcctaaatgccttacttgttcctaattgtatatttcttgcttgatataactgtgtttgctactttatactcctgctggtggttgggaggtctgaaggaattggaaagggaagtattagttagactgaagaatctttagtcagatgccctttatggtttagcctgtttataagctttgatattatctggaggaagttctaggattgccttcggctttcctccattattatgtattatatatgtggaagctgttaccatgctggggacctctggttctcacccatgcggattttgtggtttttcagatgcaggacgtgaggttttccGCTGATGCATGCTGGGGACTTCtatatttgcgaagatcctttgttctcggggctatgttttggaagtctattttaattcaaatatataattcaaatatatCCGCATTTCGGAagtctattttatttgaatggtgTAATGTATTCTATGCATACTAAATACAAAATACTCTGTCAATCACCCAAATAGTGAAATTATTACCTTATTCTTGTTAAGGGGATGAAAAAAAGATAGGAAATTTTTTCCTATTCCAACCTAATTCTTCCTAAGATTTCTATATAGATGAACTGGCTCTTACCAAAGATACCTATATCTACAGCTGTAGCAATAGGTGCATGATTTGGTAATACTCCAATTTGTCCACTATTAGTGGACAAAATAATTTCCTTCACTTCTGAATCCCAAACAATTCGATTGGGGGTCAGTACACAAAGATTTAAAGTCATTTCTTCAATTTCCCCTCCATTTCTACGTTCGTAGCCTTCGCAGTTGCTTCATCGATATTACCCACCAAATAAAAGGCTTGCTCGGGAAGACCGTCTAATTCTCCAGAAAGAATCAATTTAAACCCTCTAATTGTTTCTGCTAGACCTACATATTTTCCTGGCGAACCGGTAAATACTTCTACTACGAAAAAAGGCTGTGATAAGAAACGCTCAATTTTCCGTGCTCTTGCTACAGTTAAGCGATGCTCTTCGGATAATTCGTCCAACCCAAGGATAGCTATAATGTCCTGAAGTTCTTTGTAACGCTGTAAAGTTTGTTTAACTCTTTGCGCAGTTTCATAATGTTCTTCACCAACAATCCGAGGTTGGAGCATAGTTGACGTTGAATCTAAAGGATCTACAGCTGGATAGATACCTTTGGCAGCCAATCCTCTTGATAGTACGGTCGTAGCATCCAAATGTGCAAATGTCGTAGCAGGGACAGGGTCGGTCAAATCGTCTGCGGGTACATAAACTGCTTGAATAGAAGTTATAGACCCTTCTTTGGTAGAAGTAATTCTTTCTTGTAAAGAACCCATTTCGGTACTAAGGGTCGGTTGATAACCTACAGCGGAAGGCATTCGACCCAATAAGGCTGACACTTCGGATCCCGCTTGGACGAATCGGAAGATATTGTCGATAAATAGAAGCACGTCTTGTTCATTAACATCTCTAAAATATTCCGCCATAGTTAGGGCAGTTAAACCAACTCTCATACGGGCTCCAGGCGGTTCATATATTCCGCTATTGAAAAATGTTTCCACCcattttatttactttctttcaTCTATATCGGATATCCAGATTTTGTCGAATCTGAAATAATTGTATTATTTCTATATTCGCAATTCAATATACATAGATAGATACCATATATCTATATCTTTTTTAAAGCCCCTTACTTCTATAATCTTTTTTCATACAATTTGTAATACTCGAAGGGTCGATTTTTTTTTCGTCTTAGTTTTTACCTTTCCGAAGGAAAACACGGGAATCTTTCATTATGATCTGGATTgggtctttctctttctttcagtTAGTAATTGGGATATTCTTTTGATTATTTCGAATAAAATAGAAATTCGATAGAGATATCGAATTGATAATTACTTTTTAGAATTCATTCTGTATATAAATTGAGAATTCTTTATCTTACATAAATtttgttgtattttattttgttcattcAATCTATAATTCTTTGATTCCAGTTAGTAAGATAAGAGGTTCTAACCAGGGAGCACGTAGATCCCAAAAACGCATAGTTTCTCCCCCAAAAATTACTTCTCCGGTCGGGGAACGCATTAAATATTTACCTAAACCGGTAGGTCCCTGAGCGGATCCTACATTAGCCCCAAGACGTTGGTCTCTAACTAGAAAAGTAAATGCTTGAGCTTGAGAAGCTTCTGGACCAGTGGGCCCGTAAAATTCACTCGGATAAGCGGTATTATTAAACCAGACAAAGCAACAAGCAATAAAGCCAAAAACAGATAAAGCACCTAAACTATAAGACAAATAAGCTTCTCCGGACCATACAAGTGCACGCCGAGCCCACGCAAAAGGTTTGGTTAAAATATGCCAAATTCCACCAAGTATACAAATCGAACCCAACCATACATGCCCCCCAATTATATCTTCCAAATCGTCCACACTAACAATCCATCCCTCTCCTCCAAAAGGTGATTTTAGTAAATAACCAAATATAATACTTGGACTAAGGGTCAAGTTGGTAATTTTTCTTACATCCCCCCCTCCCGGAGCCCAGGTATCATATATACCCCCAAAATAAAGAGCCTTGAATACTAGAAGAAAAGCACCTATGCCTAACAAGATTAAGTGAATACCTAAAATTGTAGTCATTTTATTTCTATCTTTCCATACATAACCGAAGAATGGAAAAGATTCTTCAAGAGTCTCAGGTCCCAGAAGTGCATGATAAATACCACCAAAGCCTAATACTGCAGAGGAAATTAAGTGAAGTACTCCGGACACAAAGTATGGAAAGGTGTCTATAACCTCCCCCTTACCCCCGGTAATTATATTGAAGCACAGAATTGGTTGAAGATCACAGGGCgttcttaatttaataaaaacactcttttttttttagttctatttatattattctatatacccttatatcttaatatatattatttccatatttatttttatatttcttactATATTTATCTTACTAAATaatcttatttatatattattatatttaatatttagtttagaatatttaatgcatatttcatttaaatgtatatttaatgtatttaaatgtatatttaatGTAATTAAATGTTTGTTGTCTACATCAGTCCATCcaataaaactgaaaatttagaataatattctatatatctattatataaatatattatacacGACAGAaggaatttcttttttatttgtaaacTTCACCTTCAGCAAGCGTCGGTTTTTTGCACCTGAGGTATTATAAGAAAAAACATTGATTAgaatctttctcttttttttagatTAGAATAAAATGtggaataaaataaatacatttttttagtaaattttttatcatttctgtattttgtttttagttattttattcaattttatcaattaatacaatattcaatttttcaatttgaattcaagattattgaatataatattcattatattatatatatttatatatatagtatatatatctatatattatatattagtatTTGTAGATATTATTCCATTTTTTCTTCTAACTTTTCACTAAATTCATTAATAACttgattatttttagataatagtAGATAGAAACAACGCTCGTAAGGAGTCCTATTGAAACCAAGAAATATAGGCCTACCTGCCATCCACACCAGAATAAATGAAGTTTCCCGAAAAAACCTGCTAGtggaggaagacctcctaaggATAAGAGACATAGGACTAAAGAGAGAGCCAAAAAAGGATCTTTTGTGTATAATCCTGCATAATCTCGAATGTTATCAGTTCCGGTACGTAGACCAAATAATACAATGCAAGCAAAAGTTCCTAGATTCATGGAGATATAGAACAGCATATAAGTTATCATGCTTGCATATCCACCATTTGAGTCTCCAACAATTATTCCAATAATAACATATCCGATTTGACCTATGGACGAATACGCAAGCATACGTTTCATGCTTGTTTGGGTAATAGCAATGAGATTCCCCAATATCATGCTATGGGATTCGAACCTGAACTTTATTTACGATTTGGTTCTTCTATATCATCGGCACCTATTGTTCATATTTCATGGGCGAGCATACAATTTATacctagtattttttttttactattttgacATCTAGGATTAACATATATTACTGTCAAGgtcaagaattacttttttatttagattagatatatattttttttgattaaaaaaaaggaTAAGAGATTGGGAAAAACCAAGGATTGGGTTGCGCCATACATATGAAAGAGTATACAATAGGGGACCTACACCCATTATGTGACATAGGGGTTACATCCCGTATAAAATTTAAGAGTATGCCACTTCTACGAATAGCTCTTAATGTGCTGAGTTGGAATCCCATTCTAACTAGTAATtggatttatatatattagtaaaaaAATGTGATATCTAAATAGAATCTCGAATAATAACATATCTGATTTGACCTATGGACGAATACGCAAGCATAACATAGAAATCACACTCGGAAAGGGTGGACAATTAGCTAGAGCAGCAGGTGCTGTAGCGAAACTGATTGCAAAAGAGGGGAAATCGGCCACATTAAAATTACCTTCTGGGGAGGTCCGTTTGATATCCAAAAATTGCTCAGCAACAGTCGGACAAGTGGGGAATGTTGGGGTAAACCAGAAAACTTTGGGTAGAGTCAGATCTAAATGTTGGCTAGGTAAGCGTCCTGTAGTAAGAGGAGTAGTTATGAACCCTGTAGATCATCCCCATGGGGATGGTGAAGGGAGGGCCCCAATTGGTAGAAAAAAACCCGCAACTCCTTGGGGTTATCCTGCACTTggaagaagaagtagaaaaagGAATAAATATAGTGATAATTTGATTCTTCGTCGCCGTAGTAAATAGTAGAATAGAGAAAATCGAATTTGTTTCTTCGTCTTTACAAAAAATAGGAGGAATTCACTATGACACgttcactaaaaaaaaaaaatccttttgtaGCCAATCAtctattaagaaaaataaaaaagcttaacACAAAAGcggaaaaagaaataataataacttataCAACAAAAATAGCAGGAGAAATAAAAAATGCAGGGTCCTTTGTCTGCTTGGTTAGTCAAACATGGACTTGTTCATAGATCTTTGGGTTTCGACTACCAAGGAATCGAAACTTTACAAATAAAGCCCGAAGATTGGCATTCCATTGCTGTCATCTTATATGTATATGGTTACAATTATCTACGTTCCCAATGTGCCTATGATGTAGCACCAGGAGGACTGTTAGCTAGTGTGTATCATCTTACAAGAATAGAGTCTGGGATAGATCAACCAGAAGAGGTATGCATAAAAGTATATGTACCAAGGAAAAATCCCCGAATTCCTTCTATTTTCTGGGTTTGGAAAAGTGCGGATTTTCAAGAGAGGGAATCGTATGATATGTTAGGAATCGCTTATGAAAATCATCCGCGTCTGAAACGTATTTTAATGCCCGAAAATTGGATAGGATGGCCTTTGCGTAAAGATTATATCGCCCCCAATTTTTATGAAATACAAGATGCTTACTAAatgataaaaatacaaaaacaaatctGGCATTTCgacaaccaaaaagaaaaatattcaaGGAATATCCATTCATTCTCTTAGAGACCAAAAAAGTAATTGAAGTTCAATCAGACAGAATAAAAGAATAATGGAAGTCCCATTCCCATATAGGGATTGGATAGATAACAAAATTCACAACAATAATGTGGGTATTGCAAAAAAGATTTGGTTAAGGATTCATTGAGATTGTAAATTTTGAACAATACGTTTTTTGTATGAGCCAAGCCAATAGGATGAACTGAAAAAGTTCGGCATCATGAACTATGTAACGTTCACAtcaatatctattctattatattgccgcgaaaaagaaagtaacatgaAAGCAAAGGAGATGCAGAAAATAGAAATGAAATATCAAAGGAAAATACATAGGTCCGATTCTCTTTGTAATGTATCCGAGATTTTTTTTGACTATTCCCACCCTTGAACTTTCCAAGACGAGACTTTTTGATCTTTCAACCATTTAATGTAACCATTCGAATATTATTGAACTATTAATATTCTTTTGGGAGCCCCCCCACAAAAAAAGGGGGTTCACTTTTTTAcatattctatttaatttaatgTTATAGACATAAACATATACCGGGAACATACACCTATTCTTTACTCATCTAGTAAACATCTCCAGACACCTAGATGGATAAATTAATACGTATACGtatttattccctttcttctattAATTGAagaaataatttgaaaataaaacagcAAGTACAAAAATGAGTAATAACCCCCAGTAGAGACTGGTACGATTCAATTATACATTTTGTTCGTTTGGGTTTGATTGTGTCGTAGCTCTATAATTCGGATTAGGTTTATCGTTGGATGAACTGCATTGCTGATATTGATCCCAAAAAAGAAACAGTGGGTACTGCTAGTCCGTGAATAGCCAACC is a window from the Arachis hypogaea cultivar Tifrunner chromosome 1, arahy.Tifrunner.gnm2.J5K5, whole genome shotgun sequence genome containing:
- the LOC112733959 gene encoding ATP synthase subunit beta, chloroplastic — translated: MRVGLTALTMAEYFRDVNEQDVLLFIDNIFRFVQAGSEVSALLGRMPSAVGYQPTLSTEMGSLQERITSTKEGSITSIQAVYVPADDLTDPVPATTFAHLDATTVLSRGLAAKGIYPAVDPLDSTSTMLQPRIVGEEHYETAQRVKQTLQRYKELQDIIAILGLDELSEEHRLTVARARKIERFLSQPFFVVEVFTGSPGKYVGLAETIRGFKLILSGELDGLPEQAFYLVGNIDEATAKATNVEMEGKLKK